Proteins from a single region of Streptomyces spectabilis:
- a CDS encoding MFS transporter, with translation MPLALLALAVGAFGIGTTEFVMMGLLPNVADDLHISIPTAGHLVSAYALGVVIGAPLLAAVTARLPRRRVLIGLMVLFVVGNALSAAASDYHLLLAARFLSGLPHGAFFGVGAVVATGLVAPERKARSVSLMFLGLTVANVVGVPVATLMGQQLGWRATFLAVSAIGLAAIAALALLVPADHGHGQSVGLRGELRALGSLPVWLALGTTVAGFGALFAAYSYVTPMLTDSAGFAEASVTLLLALFGVGATAGNLLGGRLADHALRGTLFGGLASLALVLLLFPLFMKAEWSAAVGVTLLGMAAFTTGSPLQLMVMEKAAAAPSLASSANQAAFNLANAGGAWIGGLALAAGFGVTSPALAGAALAVLGLGVAAIAYAEDLRRAPATSPARVITPTPEPTRERTHH, from the coding sequence ATGCCCCTGGCCCTGCTCGCCCTCGCCGTGGGCGCCTTCGGCATCGGCACGACCGAGTTCGTGATGATGGGCCTGCTGCCCAACGTCGCCGACGACCTGCACATATCCATACCCACCGCCGGACACCTCGTGTCCGCGTACGCGCTCGGCGTCGTCATCGGCGCCCCGCTGCTCGCCGCCGTCACCGCGCGGCTGCCCCGGCGCCGCGTCCTGATCGGCCTCATGGTCCTCTTCGTCGTCGGCAACGCGCTCTCGGCCGCGGCCTCGGACTACCACCTGCTCCTCGCCGCCCGCTTCCTCAGCGGTCTGCCGCACGGGGCGTTCTTCGGCGTCGGCGCGGTCGTCGCCACCGGGCTCGTCGCGCCCGAGCGCAAGGCGCGGTCGGTGTCCCTGATGTTCCTCGGGCTCACCGTCGCCAACGTCGTCGGCGTGCCCGTCGCCACGCTCATGGGGCAGCAGCTCGGCTGGCGCGCCACCTTCCTCGCCGTGAGCGCGATCGGGCTCGCCGCCATCGCCGCGCTCGCCCTGCTCGTCCCCGCCGACCACGGGCACGGCCAGAGCGTGGGCCTGCGCGGCGAGCTGCGGGCCCTCGGCTCGCTGCCCGTGTGGCTCGCGCTCGGTACGACGGTCGCGGGCTTCGGGGCGCTCTTCGCCGCGTACAGCTACGTCACGCCGATGCTCACCGACTCCGCGGGGTTCGCCGAGGCCAGTGTGACGCTGCTGCTGGCGCTCTTCGGCGTCGGCGCCACCGCGGGCAACCTGCTCGGCGGGCGGCTCGCCGACCACGCCCTGCGCGGCACCCTCTTCGGCGGCCTGGCCTCCCTGGCCCTCGTGCTCCTCCTCTTCCCGCTCTTCATGAAGGCCGAGTGGAGCGCCGCCGTCGGCGTCACCCTCCTCGGCATGGCCGCCTTCACGACCGGCTCGCCCCTCCAGCTGATGGTCATGGAGAAGGCGGCCGCGGCGCCCTCGCTCGCCTCCTCCGCCAACCAGGCCGCCTTCAACCTCGCCAACGCCGGTGGCGCCTGGATCGGCGGCCTCGCCCTCGCGGCGGGCTTCGGCGTCACGTCCCCCGCCCTGGCCGGCGCGGCCCTCGCCGTCCTCGGCCTCGGCGTCGCCGCGATCGCCTACGCCGAAGACCTCCGCCGCGCCCCGGCGACCTCCCCGGCCCGGGTCATCACCCCCACCCCCGAGCCCACCCGAGAGCGGACCCACCACTAG